The following coding sequences lie in one Kribbella sp. NBC_00709 genomic window:
- a CDS encoding helix-turn-helix domain-containing protein, whose protein sequence is MTISESYDAGRLAVLGVSPLDEQLYRLLLKAPGSTLTELTTGTGIGTAQARLSVRRLLRCGLVSRRPGRPPRYVPAPPDVAVGALIAQQHDELQRARLTAESLLADFHRGTRYEHTSQVVELIGGRDAVNQRAVQLMRSAEEEVLILDKPPYVGAQDNPDEMAALARGVRWRAIYSTESLTEPGQLATMTAFREAGEQARLSPMVPTKLAIVDRRLALLPLSIDGPAEGGVLLHPSSMLSLMITFFENMWERSIPFDQHLNGGRPPAKSEQRVLQLLSAGLKDEAIARQLGISLRTTRRWIAHVMADRGVTTRFQLGLVVARELTS, encoded by the coding sequence ATGACCATCAGCGAGAGCTATGACGCCGGCAGGCTCGCCGTACTCGGCGTCTCCCCTCTCGACGAGCAGCTCTACAGGTTGTTGCTCAAAGCACCAGGTTCGACACTGACCGAATTGACCACCGGGACCGGCATCGGGACGGCCCAGGCCAGGCTCTCCGTACGGCGGCTCCTGCGTTGCGGACTGGTCAGCAGGCGGCCCGGCCGCCCACCGCGGTACGTGCCCGCGCCACCGGACGTCGCCGTCGGCGCATTGATCGCCCAGCAGCACGACGAGCTGCAGCGCGCCCGGCTGACAGCCGAGAGTCTGCTCGCGGACTTCCACCGCGGTACCCGCTACGAGCACACCTCGCAGGTCGTCGAGCTGATCGGTGGCCGTGACGCGGTCAATCAGCGCGCCGTCCAGCTGATGCGGAGCGCCGAGGAAGAGGTCCTGATCCTCGACAAGCCGCCGTACGTCGGCGCCCAGGACAACCCGGACGAGATGGCCGCGCTGGCTCGCGGCGTGCGGTGGCGGGCGATCTATTCCACCGAGTCGCTGACCGAACCGGGACAACTGGCCACGATGACGGCCTTCCGCGAGGCCGGGGAACAAGCCCGGCTGTCACCGATGGTGCCGACCAAGCTGGCCATCGTGGACCGCCGGCTGGCGCTGTTGCCGTTGAGCATCGACGGCCCGGCCGAGGGCGGGGTGCTCCTCCATCCGAGCTCGATGCTCTCGCTGATGATCACGTTCTTCGAGAACATGTGGGAGCGGAGCATCCCGTTCGACCAGCACCTGAACGGCGGCCGACCGCCGGCCAAGTCCGAGCAGCGGGTGCTGCAGCTGCTCTCGGCCGGGCTGAAGGACGAGGCAATCGCCCGTCAGCTCGGCATCAGCCTCCGCACCACCCGGCGGTGGATCGCGCACGTGATGGCCGACCGCGGCGTCACCACCCGCTTCCAGCTCGGCCTCGTCGTGGCCCGCGAACTGACTTCCTGA
- a CDS encoding FadR/GntR family transcriptional regulator, producing the protein MAATDKALAGLRQMIASGELGPRAKFPPEPELCDHLGVSRSSLREAVRSLAALGVIESRHGSGTYVSALDPAAIISRFSLSVELIPLEGVLELLEVRRVLESHATALAAARQDPDLEARLGDILDRLESTTDAIEIQYLDAEFHNAICTAGGNPTVTALTGVIRGRGGHYRIFEPGADFDAIKQTSDRGHRAILDAITTRDPAAAATAASAHIAQTELWLRALRPVPQPDLP; encoded by the coding sequence GTGGCAGCCACTGACAAGGCACTGGCCGGCCTGCGCCAGATGATTGCGTCCGGCGAACTCGGGCCGCGGGCGAAGTTCCCGCCGGAGCCCGAGCTGTGCGACCACCTTGGTGTGTCGCGCAGCTCGTTGCGCGAGGCGGTGCGGTCGCTGGCCGCGCTCGGCGTGATCGAGTCCCGGCACGGATCGGGGACGTACGTCTCGGCGCTCGACCCGGCCGCGATCATCAGCCGGTTCTCGCTGTCGGTCGAGTTGATCCCACTCGAGGGGGTGCTCGAGCTGCTCGAGGTACGCCGGGTGCTCGAGTCGCACGCCACCGCCCTGGCCGCGGCCCGCCAGGACCCGGACCTGGAGGCGCGACTGGGCGACATCCTTGATCGGCTCGAGTCGACCACGGACGCGATCGAGATCCAGTACCTCGACGCCGAGTTCCACAACGCGATCTGTACGGCGGGCGGCAACCCGACCGTCACCGCGCTGACCGGCGTGATCCGCGGCCGCGGCGGGCACTACCGGATCTTCGAGCCCGGCGCCGACTTCGACGCGATCAAGCAGACCAGCGACCGCGGCCACCGCGCCATCCTGGACGCGATCACCACCCGCGACCCCGCGGCCGCCGCCACCGCGGCCTCCGCCCACATCGCCCAGACCGAACTCTGGCTCCGCGCCCTCCGCCCGGTCCCCCAGCCCGATCTGCCATGA
- a CDS encoding GNAT family N-acetyltransferase, which translates to MRWTLRPARPADLEDLVEIRAVVMRPDLERLGRYDAHRVRQRLRDSFSPDHTRIIEVGGELVGSIAVRPAEDRRWLEHFYLAPHHQGQGLGSAVLRSVLEQAETDVWLNVLQGSPARKLYERHGFVVDSQDPVDVFMVRKFL; encoded by the coding sequence ATGAGGTGGACGCTGCGCCCGGCCAGGCCCGCCGATCTCGAGGACCTGGTCGAGATCCGGGCCGTCGTCATGCGCCCCGACCTGGAGCGTCTCGGCCGGTACGACGCGCATCGCGTCCGGCAACGACTGCGCGATTCGTTCTCTCCCGACCACACCCGGATCATCGAGGTCGGCGGCGAACTGGTCGGCTCCATCGCCGTCCGGCCGGCCGAGGACCGCCGATGGCTCGAGCACTTCTACCTGGCTCCGCACCACCAAGGCCAGGGCCTCGGCTCGGCCGTGCTGCGATCCGTCCTGGAGCAGGCGGAGACCGACGTCTGGCTCAATGTCCTGCAGGGCAGCCCGGCCCGCAAGCTGTACGAGCGCCACGGCTTCGTCGTGGACAGCCAGGACCCGGTCGACGTCTTCATGGTTCGGAAATTTCTCTGA
- a CDS encoding glycosyl hydrolase family 28-related protein produces the protein MSRSHVITVALTTALLSALLTSQPAAAHPAPRITRAGLDPALVAGRGADVPFVEQEAENAVFTGEKIGPGRDAYTLPAEASGRTAVRLQPKQYVEFTLTRPANALTLRYSIPDAPAGGGITAPLDVSVNGKHKRTMTLTSQYAWLYGMYPFSNDPNVDPIPGWWKPEPDPVAKPFRPNHFYDEQRVMLDKTYQAGSRVRFAVPRATAAAWTVLDVADFELVKAPSKQPGRSLDVRLFGADPTGRRDAAPAIERTIAAAQRIGWSVFIPAGTFQVNRHIVVDKVTIRGAGNWWTIIKGKVLPLAEPAPDKSVHSAPGFYGKYADAGGSTGVQLSDFAIESDVRERIDTDQVNGIGGAIGGGSTIENLYLHHTKVGIWLDGPMDGLLIRNNVITDAVADGMNLHLGVSNVRATNNFVRNSGDDGLAMWSETNASGLVNHDNVYDHNTVQTPVLANDIAIYGGRDNAVTDNLVADPIREGSTLHAGSRFNATPFEGTLKFARNTTVRGGPRDLNWDIGLGAIWLYALQSTMSGTIEITDSSFLDSTYNAMMFVVDWPVKDDYGITNVAVRNIKVDGTGTNVVNARVGGWATFENVDARNVGAPFVNNCGTFHFNGPPEFEVRDLGGNDGSWTGATWCEDHPVVVPPAPPSPWN, from the coding sequence ATGTCCCGTTCGCACGTGATCACGGTCGCCCTGACGACCGCGCTCCTCAGTGCCCTGCTCACCTCGCAACCAGCTGCCGCCCACCCGGCGCCGCGCATCACCCGGGCCGGCCTCGATCCCGCATTGGTCGCCGGCCGCGGCGCCGACGTACCGTTCGTCGAACAGGAGGCGGAGAACGCCGTCTTCACCGGCGAGAAGATCGGCCCGGGGCGCGACGCGTACACCCTCCCGGCCGAGGCCTCCGGGCGGACCGCCGTACGACTGCAGCCCAAGCAGTACGTCGAGTTCACGCTGACCCGTCCGGCCAACGCGCTGACGTTGCGGTACAGCATCCCGGACGCGCCGGCCGGCGGCGGGATCACCGCGCCGCTCGACGTCTCGGTCAACGGGAAGCACAAGCGGACGATGACGCTGACGTCGCAGTACGCCTGGCTGTATGGGATGTATCCGTTCTCGAACGACCCGAACGTCGACCCGATCCCGGGCTGGTGGAAGCCCGAACCGGACCCGGTCGCGAAGCCGTTCCGGCCGAACCACTTCTACGACGAGCAGCGGGTGATGCTCGACAAGACGTACCAAGCGGGCTCGCGCGTCCGGTTCGCAGTACCTCGGGCGACCGCGGCGGCGTGGACCGTCCTCGACGTTGCGGACTTCGAGCTGGTCAAGGCGCCGTCGAAGCAGCCGGGTCGCTCGTTGGATGTGCGGCTGTTCGGTGCGGACCCGACCGGACGGCGGGACGCCGCGCCGGCGATCGAGCGCACGATCGCCGCGGCTCAACGGATCGGCTGGTCCGTGTTCATCCCTGCCGGGACGTTCCAGGTCAACCGGCACATCGTCGTCGACAAGGTGACGATCCGCGGCGCCGGCAACTGGTGGACGATCATCAAGGGCAAGGTCCTGCCGCTGGCCGAGCCCGCGCCGGACAAGTCCGTGCACAGCGCGCCCGGCTTCTACGGCAAGTACGCCGACGCCGGCGGCAGCACCGGCGTCCAGCTGTCCGACTTCGCGATCGAGAGCGATGTCCGCGAGCGCATCGACACCGACCAGGTGAACGGGATCGGCGGCGCGATCGGCGGCGGCTCGACGATCGAGAACCTGTACCTGCACCACACCAAGGTCGGCATCTGGCTCGACGGCCCGATGGACGGCCTGCTGATCCGCAACAACGTCATCACCGATGCGGTTGCCGACGGCATGAACCTGCACCTTGGTGTCTCCAACGTTCGTGCGACCAACAACTTCGTGCGCAACAGCGGCGACGACGGGCTGGCGATGTGGTCGGAGACCAACGCTTCCGGCCTGGTCAACCACGACAATGTCTACGACCACAACACCGTCCAGACACCCGTACTCGCGAACGACATCGCGATCTACGGCGGGCGGGACAACGCGGTCACCGACAACCTGGTCGCGGACCCGATCCGCGAGGGCAGCACGCTGCACGCGGGCTCGCGGTTCAACGCCACACCCTTCGAAGGCACGCTGAAGTTCGCCCGCAACACCACGGTCCGCGGCGGACCCCGGGATCTGAACTGGGACATCGGGCTCGGCGCGATCTGGCTCTACGCCCTGCAGTCCACGATGTCCGGGACGATCGAGATCACCGACAGTTCGTTCCTGGATTCGACGTACAACGCGATGATGTTCGTCGTCGACTGGCCAGTGAAGGACGACTACGGGATCACGAACGTTGCCGTGCGCAACATCAAGGTGGACGGCACCGGGACGAACGTGGTGAACGCCCGGGTCGGCGGCTGGGCGACGTTCGAGAACGTCGACGCCCGGAACGTCGGCGCGCCGTTCGTCAACAACTGCGGCACGTTCCACTTCAACGGGCCGCCCGAGTTCGAGGTCCGCGACCTGGGCGGCAACGACGGCAGCTGGACCGGCGCGACCTGGTGCGAGGACCACCCTGTTGTTGTGCCGCCAGCGCCGCCGTCACCTTGGAACTAA
- a CDS encoding MFS transporter, producing MSTIDPRRQRRILAILVVSAVLIWIDSTVLGIALERLTDPVDGLGATPGQLQWAVGIYSLLFATALFLAGALGDRYGHRTVLMLGLLIFGGASAWAAWATDPVALILARAAMGLGGALIMPPSMAIIGWTFPPERRAGAIAVWGSSAGVGVAVGPVLGGLLIDHFWWGSVFTINLPIVAFGLIGAALVLPNPRSPQRRRLDPFGLGLSTLGLLGLSYGLIEGGHQGGWDRWQVWASIAAGLVLLAGFIFSEWREREPSFDPRLFRNRRFAAGNFALAVVFLLLTGQSFYLAFYLQGARGMSALSAGLMSLPAAMGVIVGSQVGARLAARFGVAKVSGTAVFALAACSAMNLLYDVDTSLVWVGVVGALVGLSIGMTTAPTTSAVLATLPLDRMGAGSAVNNVLRQVGSVLGVAILGTIVSSTYQHRIAPSLVGLPDAAGTSAEATRHAAATLGRPELVKAANDAFIHAMHTAALVGAAIVLVGAIVLVLAFRIPTPSQSPDPQDAEREPADAGRL from the coding sequence GTGTCTACGATCGACCCCCGGCGGCAACGCCGCATTCTTGCCATCCTGGTCGTCTCGGCCGTCCTGATCTGGATCGACTCGACCGTCCTCGGTATCGCTCTCGAACGCCTCACCGACCCCGTCGACGGCCTCGGCGCCACGCCCGGCCAACTGCAGTGGGCCGTCGGCATCTATTCGTTGCTCTTCGCCACCGCGCTGTTCCTGGCCGGTGCCCTCGGTGACCGGTACGGGCACCGGACCGTCCTCATGCTCGGTCTGCTGATCTTCGGCGGCGCCTCGGCCTGGGCTGCCTGGGCCACCGACCCGGTCGCGCTCATCCTGGCCCGCGCGGCGATGGGTCTCGGTGGGGCGCTGATCATGCCGCCGTCGATGGCGATCATCGGCTGGACCTTCCCGCCGGAACGCCGGGCCGGCGCGATCGCGGTCTGGGGTTCGTCGGCCGGCGTCGGTGTCGCCGTCGGGCCGGTGCTCGGCGGTCTGTTGATCGACCACTTCTGGTGGGGCTCGGTCTTCACCATCAACCTGCCGATCGTCGCGTTCGGCCTGATCGGCGCCGCGCTCGTGCTGCCGAACCCGCGGAGCCCGCAGCGTCGCCGGCTGGATCCGTTCGGCCTCGGCCTGTCCACCCTCGGTCTGCTCGGCCTCTCGTACGGACTGATCGAAGGCGGCCACCAGGGCGGCTGGGACCGTTGGCAGGTCTGGGCCAGCATCGCGGCCGGACTCGTCCTGCTCGCCGGTTTCATCTTCTCCGAATGGCGGGAACGCGAGCCGAGCTTCGACCCGCGGCTGTTCCGCAACCGACGGTTCGCGGCCGGCAACTTCGCCCTCGCGGTCGTCTTCCTGCTGCTGACCGGTCAGAGCTTCTATCTCGCGTTCTACCTGCAGGGCGCTCGCGGGATGAGCGCGTTGTCGGCCGGCCTGATGTCGTTGCCTGCAGCAATGGGTGTCATCGTCGGCTCGCAGGTAGGCGCCCGGCTGGCCGCCCGGTTCGGGGTCGCCAAGGTGTCGGGTACGGCGGTCTTCGCGCTGGCCGCCTGCTCCGCAATGAACCTCCTGTACGACGTCGACACGTCGCTGGTGTGGGTCGGCGTGGTCGGTGCGCTGGTCGGTCTGTCCATCGGCATGACGACTGCCCCGACCACATCCGCCGTACTCGCGACGCTCCCGCTGGATCGGATGGGCGCCGGATCCGCGGTCAACAACGTCCTTCGCCAGGTCGGCAGCGTGCTCGGGGTCGCCATTCTCGGCACGATCGTGTCGTCGACGTACCAGCACCGGATCGCACCGTCGCTCGTCGGACTCCCGGACGCGGCCGGTACGTCGGCCGAGGCGACCCGGCACGCGGCCGCGACGCTCGGCCGTCCGGAGCTCGTGAAGGCTGCGAACGACGCCTTCATCCACGCGATGCACACCGCGGCGCTGGTCGGCGCGGCCATCGTCCTGGTCGGCGCGATCGTCCTGGTGCTCGCGTTCCGGATCCCCACGCCATCACAATCGCCGGATCCGCAGGACGCTGAGCGTGAGCCTGCCGATGCCGGCCGATTGTGA
- a CDS encoding MarR family winged helix-turn-helix transcriptional regulator, translating to MDRYQDDGCLTFLVRHAWLSMRSALAEVLDEHGLSVQQYGTLLCVREDPGLTIADVGRVVGTTRQSANELITGMERAGLIERRPNPKDRRTQQVHLTAGGAQRLAEATPAIRKLEDELEAAFSKTDRTTARAWLAHMVTTIEGDVPSTDASTR from the coding sequence ATGGACCGCTACCAGGACGACGGCTGCCTGACGTTTCTCGTCCGGCACGCCTGGCTGAGCATGCGCTCGGCCCTCGCGGAGGTGCTCGACGAGCACGGGCTGTCGGTGCAGCAGTACGGAACGCTGCTCTGCGTGCGGGAGGATCCGGGCCTGACCATCGCCGACGTCGGCCGGGTCGTCGGCACCACCCGGCAGTCGGCCAACGAGCTGATCACCGGGATGGAGCGGGCCGGCCTGATCGAACGCCGGCCGAACCCGAAGGACCGCCGTACCCAGCAGGTCCACCTGACCGCCGGCGGGGCCCAGCGACTGGCCGAGGCGACCCCCGCGATCCGCAAACTCGAGGACGAACTCGAAGCCGCCTTCAGCAAGACCGACCGCACCACGGCGCGGGCCTGGCTTGCGCACATGGTGACTACCATCGAGGGAGACGTACCCTCAACGGATGCGAGCACACGCTGA
- a CDS encoding pyridoxal phosphate-dependent aminotransferase translates to MRAHAERLDGLGTTIFAEMSALAVATGSVNLGQGFPDRDGPDSLLEDAIAAIRAGANQYPPARGVPALRQAIADHQKRFYDLAYDPDTQVLVTTGATEAIAAALLAFVEPGDEVIALEPYYDSYAAGIAFAGGRRVPVTLRAPSYRLDLDELRAAVTPRTKVLLINSPHNPTGTVLTDDELRGICDVAIEHDLVVITDEVYEHLVYDGIQHRPLASYDGMADRTVSISSAGKTFAVTGWKIGWVTGSPDVVTAVTTAKQFLTFTSGAPFQPAVANALALGNDYFDALRADLQSRRDLLSNGLADLGFEVHRPAGTYFVTTDIRPLGHTDGIEFCRQLPERAGVVAIPHQVFYDDPEPGRPLVRWAFCKQPAVLQEALNRLQKL, encoded by the coding sequence ATGCGAGCACACGCTGAGCGGTTGGACGGGCTGGGTACGACGATCTTCGCCGAGATGTCCGCGCTCGCGGTGGCGACCGGATCGGTGAACCTCGGTCAGGGGTTCCCGGACCGCGACGGGCCGGACTCGCTGCTCGAGGACGCGATCGCGGCGATCCGCGCGGGCGCGAACCAGTACCCGCCGGCCCGCGGCGTACCGGCGCTCCGGCAGGCGATCGCCGACCACCAGAAGCGGTTCTACGACCTTGCGTACGACCCGGACACGCAGGTCCTGGTCACCACCGGCGCCACCGAGGCGATCGCGGCCGCGTTGCTCGCCTTCGTTGAGCCCGGCGATGAGGTCATCGCGCTCGAGCCGTACTACGACTCGTACGCCGCCGGCATCGCCTTCGCGGGCGGACGTCGCGTGCCGGTGACGCTGCGCGCGCCGTCGTACCGGCTGGATCTCGATGAACTGCGGGCCGCGGTCACGCCGCGGACCAAGGTCCTGCTGATCAACTCGCCGCACAACCCGACCGGCACCGTCCTCACCGACGACGAACTGCGCGGCATCTGCGACGTCGCGATCGAGCACGACCTCGTGGTCATCACCGACGAGGTCTACGAACACCTTGTGTACGACGGCATCCAGCATCGACCGCTGGCGTCGTACGACGGGATGGCGGACCGGACCGTGTCGATCAGCAGCGCCGGCAAGACCTTCGCGGTCACCGGCTGGAAGATCGGCTGGGTCACCGGCTCGCCGGACGTGGTCACGGCGGTCACCACCGCAAAGCAGTTCCTCACCTTCACCTCCGGCGCACCCTTCCAGCCCGCCGTCGCCAACGCGCTTGCCCTAGGCAACGACTACTTCGACGCCCTGCGCGCCGACCTCCAGTCCCGCCGCGACCTGCTCTCCAACGGCCTCGCCGACCTGGGCTTCGAGGTCCACCGCCCAGCCGGCACCTACTTCGTCACCACCGACATCCGCCCCCTCGGCCACACCGACGGCATCGAATTCTGCCGCCAACTCCCCGAACGAGCCGGCGTAGTAGCCATCCCCCACCAGGTCTTCTACGACGACCCCGAACCCGGCCGCCCCCTCGTCCGCTGGGCCTTCTGCAAACAACCCGCCGTCCTCCAAGAAGCCCTGAACCGCCTACAGAAACTCTGA
- a CDS encoding dihydrofolate reductase family protein codes for MRKIIASALVTLDGVAEDPGGYSGTSDGGWAQPYFVEESVRLSIEKLAGCDYFLCGRRTYEMFAAAWGDAEGPYADRLRSLPKLVASTTLKGDLTWNAKLLEGDAIAALKQLKEQDGGDIMMYGNPVLLRSLLENGLVDELDLMLHPVLVGTGQKLFVDETPATKLTLESHTALDNGVTILTYRA; via the coding sequence ATGCGCAAGATCATCGCCTCGGCACTGGTGACGCTCGATGGGGTTGCCGAGGATCCAGGTGGCTACAGCGGTACGTCGGACGGCGGGTGGGCGCAGCCGTACTTCGTGGAGGAGTCGGTCCGGCTGTCCATCGAGAAGCTGGCGGGGTGCGACTACTTCCTGTGCGGACGACGTACCTACGAGATGTTCGCGGCCGCGTGGGGCGATGCCGAGGGACCGTACGCCGACCGGCTGCGGAGCCTGCCGAAACTCGTTGCCTCGACCACCCTGAAAGGCGACCTGACCTGGAACGCGAAGCTGCTCGAGGGCGATGCGATCGCCGCGCTGAAGCAGCTGAAGGAACAGGACGGCGGCGACATCATGATGTACGGCAACCCGGTGCTCCTCCGCAGCCTGCTTGAGAACGGCCTGGTCGACGAGCTCGATCTCATGCTGCACCCGGTGCTCGTAGGGACCGGGCAGAAGTTGTTCGTGGACGAGACTCCAGCCACGAAGCTCACCCTGGAAAGCCACACCGCGTTGGACAACGGCGTGACGATCCTGACCTATCGAGCCTGA
- the clpB gene encoding ATP-dependent chaperone ClpB: protein MDVQRLTTLARETLSVAIRQTSAAGNPTVEPIHLLSALLAQPEGTTIGLLEAAGGDIDAVRQKTAAQLSRLPKASGGSVQAPSLSPKTGDVLSQAEQRALGLGDEYVSTEHLLIALATVEGVAKTALGVTADALLQAFDQMRGNRRITSPEAEGTTKTLEKYGVDLTERARDGKLDPVIGRDSEIRRVVQVLSRRTKNNPVLIGEPGVGKTAVVEGLAQRIVAGDVPESLRGRRLISLDLGAMVAGAKYRGEFEERLKAVLTEIKESDGQIITFIDELHTVVGAGASGEGAMDAGNMLKPMLARGELRMIGATTLDEYRTRIEKDPALERRFQQVFVGEPSVEDSIAILRGLKERYEAHHKVAISDSALVAAATLSHRYISGRQLPDKAIDLVDEAASRLRMEIDSSPVEIDSLRRTVDRLKMEELALSREEDPSSQERLERLRADLADREEELRALEARWDREKSGLNRVGEVKERIDELRGQAERAQRDGDLETAARILYGEIPELTKELEKASEEDEVAEGPEAMVNEEVGPTEIAEVIAMWTGIPTGRLLEGETGKLLRMEDELGHRLIGQREAVKAVSDAVRRARAGISDPDRPTGSFLFLGPTGVGKTELAKALADFLFDDERAMVRIDMSEYGEKHSVARLVGAPPGYVGYEEGGQLTEAVRRRPYSVILLDEVEKAHPEVFDILLQVLDDGRLTDGQGRTVDFRNVILILTSNLGSAYLADMSLDEKAKRDQVMAVVRQSFKPEFINRLDEIVLFDALGSEELTQIVALQIAALQRRLTDRRITLEVDEGAMEWLAMTGYDPVYGARPLRRLVQSAIGDELARVLLDGSVRDGETVTVTLNESKDALEVS, encoded by the coding sequence ATGGACGTTCAGCGGTTGACGACGCTGGCCCGGGAAACCCTGTCGGTCGCGATCCGTCAGACCTCCGCGGCGGGCAACCCGACCGTGGAACCGATTCACCTGCTCTCCGCGCTGCTCGCGCAGCCCGAGGGGACGACGATCGGTCTGCTCGAGGCAGCCGGCGGCGACATCGACGCCGTACGCCAGAAGACCGCCGCGCAGCTGAGCCGGCTCCCGAAGGCGAGCGGCGGCAGCGTGCAGGCGCCGAGCCTGTCGCCGAAGACCGGCGACGTGCTGAGCCAGGCAGAGCAGCGGGCCCTCGGGCTCGGGGACGAGTACGTCTCCACCGAGCACCTGCTGATCGCGCTCGCGACCGTCGAGGGTGTGGCCAAGACCGCGCTCGGCGTGACGGCGGACGCGCTGCTGCAGGCGTTCGACCAGATGCGTGGCAACCGCCGGATCACCTCCCCGGAGGCCGAAGGCACCACCAAGACCCTGGAGAAGTACGGCGTCGACCTGACCGAGCGCGCTCGCGACGGGAAGCTCGACCCGGTCATCGGCCGTGACTCCGAGATCCGGCGCGTGGTCCAGGTGCTGTCCCGTCGTACCAAGAACAACCCGGTGCTGATCGGTGAGCCCGGCGTCGGCAAGACCGCCGTCGTCGAAGGCCTCGCCCAGCGGATCGTGGCCGGTGACGTGCCCGAGTCGCTGCGTGGCCGCCGGCTGATCAGCCTGGACCTCGGCGCGATGGTCGCCGGTGCGAAGTACCGCGGTGAGTTCGAGGAGCGGCTGAAGGCGGTGCTGACCGAGATCAAGGAGTCCGACGGTCAGATCATCACGTTCATCGACGAGCTGCACACCGTCGTCGGCGCCGGTGCGTCCGGTGAAGGCGCGATGGACGCCGGCAACATGCTGAAGCCGATGCTGGCCCGTGGTGAACTGCGGATGATCGGTGCCACGACCCTGGACGAGTACCGGACGCGGATCGAGAAGGACCCGGCGCTGGAGCGCCGCTTCCAGCAGGTCTTCGTCGGTGAGCCGTCGGTCGAGGACTCGATCGCGATCCTGCGCGGCCTGAAGGAGCGGTACGAGGCGCACCACAAGGTCGCCATCTCCGACTCGGCCCTGGTCGCCGCGGCCACGCTGTCGCACCGGTACATCTCCGGTCGCCAGCTGCCCGACAAGGCGATCGACCTGGTCGACGAGGCCGCGTCCCGGCTGCGGATGGAGATCGACTCGTCCCCGGTCGAGATCGACTCGCTCCGGCGGACCGTCGACCGGCTGAAGATGGAGGAGCTCGCACTGTCCCGCGAGGAGGACCCGTCGTCGCAGGAGCGGCTGGAGCGGCTGCGTGCCGACCTCGCCGACCGCGAGGAGGAGCTGCGCGCGCTGGAGGCCCGTTGGGACCGGGAGAAGTCCGGCCTGAACCGGGTCGGTGAGGTCAAGGAGCGCATCGACGAGCTGCGCGGCCAAGCCGAGCGGGCCCAGCGCGACGGCGACCTGGAGACCGCGGCCCGGATCCTGTACGGCGAGATTCCCGAGCTGACCAAGGAGCTGGAGAAGGCGTCCGAGGAGGACGAGGTCGCCGAAGGCCCCGAGGCGATGGTCAACGAGGAGGTCGGTCCGACCGAGATCGCCGAGGTGATCGCGATGTGGACCGGGATCCCGACCGGGCGGCTGCTCGAGGGCGAGACCGGCAAGTTGCTCCGGATGGAGGATGAGCTGGGTCACCGGCTGATCGGTCAGCGCGAGGCGGTCAAGGCCGTGAGTGACGCCGTACGGCGGGCGCGGGCCGGCATCTCCGACCCGGACCGGCCGACTGGTTCGTTCCTGTTCCTCGGTCCGACCGGTGTTGGTAAGACCGAGCTGGCGAAGGCGCTTGCGGACTTCCTGTTCGACGACGAGCGGGCGATGGTCCGGATCGACATGTCGGAGTACGGCGAGAAGCACAGCGTCGCGCGGCTGGTCGGCGCCCCGCCCGGCTACGTCGGGTACGAGGAGGGCGGCCAGCTCACCGAGGCAGTGCGGCGCCGTCCGTACTCGGTGATCCTGCTGGACGAGGTCGAGAAGGCGCACCCCGAGGTCTTCGACATCCTGCTGCAGGTGCTGGACGACGGCCGGTTGACCGACGGCCAGGGTCGTACGGTCGACTTCCGCAACGTGATCCTGATCCTGACCAGCAACCTGGGTTCGGCGTACCTGGCCGACATGTCGCTGGACGAGAAGGCCAAGCGGGACCAGGTGATGGCGGTCGTGCGGCAGTCGTTCAAGCCGGAGTTCATCAACCGGCTGGACGAGATCGTGCTGTTCGACGCGCTCGGCAGCGAGGAGCTGACGCAGATCGTGGCGCTGCAGATCGCCGCGCTGCAGCGGCGGTTGACCGACCGGCGGATCACGCTCGAGGTGGACGAGGGCGCGATGGAGTGGCTCGCGATGACCGGGTACGACCCGGTGTACGGCGCCCGCCCGCTGCGCCGGCTGGTCCAGTCCGCGATCGGCGACGAGCTGGCTCGCGTGTTGCTGGACGGTTCGGTCCGCGACGGCGAGACCGTCACGGTCACCCTCAACGAGTCCAAGGACGCGCTCGAAGTGTCCTGA